In a genomic window of Acidilobus saccharovorans 345-15:
- a CDS encoding V-type ATP synthase subunit I gives MIIANRLEEVLIAIPNEQYDRAVAALASLGIFHVEEPSGDLSRYVNRSYRRLMTESTELKSRLEGFFKTAGLAPSSNINVTIKVSSWEETFNSVVKVHVNLEKDLEKLSARATELTARIAELQNIALALEPFKGLSSDVRSAWEGGNIKASAGIVSAAQLDNAISIASRRGLLYAIELIGKDTAIFAVAGEPGQVRDATAELTRSLGWRQLVLPPELPGSPSQAASQVSDELSKLSSELEDIKSDIKKRLPELEEYYAEVSALSEVFKILSYSAKTETITFIHGFVDTKDSKKLRESLDACCNGSYMVLSLGFKRGESYVPSKVELPGYFRWFQSIVDMYGTPSNNEIVPTLFLAITMPIIFGLMFPDIGHGLLVLLFAALYILPRDRNLGKVVVVLGAAGMVAGFFAGEFFGPIPAHFVGLDSLWRSLGFKVPPLESPVAEAYEHPSSNYTMLLFDEILDLSFWIGGFMLVFGNALGVADDLISHDYEDLVARRAPLLLLFLAADLPFLAYFNAYRAGYVIELAVFDLGRGGPMEAFVFYGGIASVIWLVLGDGLYKASVGEGFRLDPYESFLGVFEGLIMALGNTISFLRIMGLSLAHAGLMVGFTVLTYVVLTAHPTPYTITAAAVIYIIGNLLTAGLEGIVAFAHDLRLHFYEWFNKFYRGLGVPFNPIRVPGVTFVILPTSS, from the coding sequence ATGATAATTGCGAACAGGCTTGAAGAAGTGCTCATAGCAATACCTAACGAGCAGTACGACCGCGCAGTGGCAGCCTTAGCCTCCTTAGGGATATTTCACGTAGAGGAGCCCTCAGGGGACCTCTCAAGGTACGTCAACCGCAGCTACAGGCGCCTGATGACAGAGTCCACGGAGCTCAAGTCAAGGCTTGAGGGGTTCTTTAAGACCGCTGGGCTTGCGCCGTCAAGCAACATAAACGTAACTATAAAGGTCAGCAGCTGGGAGGAGACCTTCAATAGCGTAGTTAAGGTCCACGTAAACCTCGAGAAGGACCTAGAGAAGCTCTCAGCAAGGGCCACGGAGCTCACCGCCCGCATAGCTGAGCTCCAGAACATAGCCTTGGCCCTTGAGCCGTTCAAGGGACTGTCCTCCGATGTCAGGTCTGCCTGGGAAGGGGGCAACATAAAGGCCTCGGCCGGCATAGTAAGCGCCGCGCAGCTGGACAACGCCATAAGTATAGCTAGCAGGAGAGGGCTGCTTTATGCCATCGAGCTAATAGGCAAGGATACAGCGATATTTGCCGTGGCAGGCGAGCCCGGCCAGGTCAGGGACGCGACGGCCGAGCTCACGAGGTCCCTTGGCTGGAGGCAGCTAGTCCTGCCACCTGAGCTTCCCGGATCGCCCTCCCAAGCGGCCTCCCAGGTGAGCGACGAGCTCTCCAAGCTGAGCTCTGAACTGGAGGACATAAAGAGCGATATAAAAAAGAGGCTGCCAGAGCTTGAGGAGTACTACGCCGAAGTTTCAGCGCTATCCGAAGTCTTCAAGATACTGAGCTACTCTGCCAAAACCGAGACGATTACCTTTATCCACGGCTTTGTGGACACCAAGGATTCTAAAAAGCTCAGGGAGTCGCTCGACGCGTGCTGCAACGGCTCTTACATGGTCCTAAGCCTTGGATTTAAGAGGGGCGAGAGCTACGTTCCCTCAAAGGTTGAGCTTCCAGGCTACTTCAGGTGGTTCCAGAGCATAGTTGACATGTATGGGACCCCCTCAAATAATGAAATTGTGCCGACCCTCTTCCTTGCGATTACAATGCCCATAATATTTGGACTCATGTTCCCTGACATAGGTCACGGCCTCCTGGTGCTCCTCTTTGCGGCGCTTTACATACTCCCAAGGGACAGGAACCTCGGCAAGGTGGTTGTCGTGCTAGGGGCCGCCGGCATGGTAGCTGGCTTCTTCGCCGGCGAATTCTTCGGCCCCATCCCGGCCCACTTCGTTGGGCTGGACTCGCTCTGGAGATCGCTGGGATTCAAGGTGCCGCCGCTTGAGTCGCCCGTAGCTGAGGCCTACGAACACCCGAGCAGTAACTACACTATGCTGCTCTTTGATGAGATCTTAGACCTGTCATTCTGGATAGGCGGCTTTATGCTAGTGTTTGGCAACGCCCTCGGAGTTGCTGACGACCTGATAAGCCACGATTATGAGGACCTGGTCGCCAGGAGGGCCCCACTGCTCCTGCTCTTCCTTGCAGCAGACCTGCCGTTCCTAGCGTACTTCAATGCCTACAGGGCAGGCTACGTAATAGAGCTTGCCGTGTTCGACCTGGGCCGCGGGGGCCCCATGGAGGCCTTTGTCTTTTACGGCGGCATAGCCTCCGTAATATGGCTTGTGCTGGGGGATGGCCTGTATAAAGCTTCTGTGGGCGAGGGCTTTAGGCTTGACCCATACGAGAGCTTCCTAGGGGTCTTTGAGGGACTGATAATGGCCCTTGGCAACACTATAAGCTTCCTGAGGATCATGGGCCTCAGCCTGGCCCACGCGGGACTCATGGTAGGCTTCACGGTGCTTACATACGTGGTCCTCACAGCGCACCCAACGCCTTACACAATAACCGCCGCAGCGGTGATATACATAATTGGCAACCTGCTGACAGCAGGACTTGAGGGCATAGTGGCTTTCGCTCATGACCTGAGGCTTCACTTCTACGAGTGGTTCAACAAGTTCTACAGAGGCCTTGGAGTGCCGTTCAACCCAATAAGGGTGCCTGGAGTTACCTTTGTAATCCTTCCCACCTCCAGCTAA
- a CDS encoding V-type ATP synthase subunit F, which translates to MSAGEESNVVVVGDKETLPLFRMIGMDVVEANDQRSAEEAVRQAASKGTRLIIVLKHLVSDEDSLRKVARQYDATLLVLPTKWAKSEPINIEKLLAEALGLG; encoded by the coding sequence ATGTCGGCGGGCGAGGAGTCAAACGTTGTAGTAGTTGGCGATAAGGAGACATTACCTCTTTTCAGGATGATAGGTATGGATGTGGTTGAAGCTAACGACCAGCGAAGCGCCGAGGAGGCGGTCAGGCAGGCAGCCTCAAAGGGCACAAGACTTATCATAGTGCTTAAACACTTGGTATCTGACGAGGATTCTTTAAGGAAAGTGGCGCGGCAGTACGACGCAACTCTACTTGTGCTTCCAACTAAGTGGGCCAAGTCAGAGCCTATTAATATAGAAAAGCTGCTGGCTGAAGCCCTTGGTTTAGGGTGA
- a CDS encoding V-type ATP synthase subunit E: MSGNPDKVATDIVKKKLASFNSMLSEAEGAAEKLLLSAYSDAERRLRNSIEAKATELKERLRSDMAAADLQVKLKEDEIKDRAISEVINEAISRLRSDRGEWYTRYIKSVIEELAEESKEYGGFIIQVNNDDRKLVSDMIKAYPTLELSEKTADITGGLIAISKDGSLRVDYSIDQFIKENFSSLRGLASRALFGSE, encoded by the coding sequence ATGAGCGGGAACCCAGACAAGGTGGCGACTGACATCGTCAAAAAGAAGTTAGCTAGCTTCAACTCAATGCTAAGCGAGGCGGAAGGCGCCGCGGAGAAGCTGCTCTTAAGCGCCTATAGCGATGCTGAGAGGAGGCTCAGGAACTCCATAGAGGCTAAGGCCACGGAGCTTAAAGAGAGGCTCAGGAGCGACATGGCTGCCGCAGACCTTCAAGTTAAGCTTAAGGAGGACGAGATAAAGGACAGGGCGATAAGCGAGGTAATAAATGAAGCCATATCAAGGCTGAGGTCAGACAGGGGCGAGTGGTACACCAGGTACATAAAGTCTGTAATAGAGGAGCTTGCCGAGGAGTCCAAGGAATATGGCGGCTTTATCATACAGGTTAACAATGATGACAGGAAGCTGGTCTCTGACATGATAAAGGCTTACCCTACCCTTGAGCTTTCTGAGAAAACAGCGGACATAACGGGCGGCCTTATAGCTATCTCCAAGGATGGCAGTTTAAGGGTGGACTACTCTATTGATCAGTTTATAAAGGAGAACTTCTCGTCTTTGAGGGGGCTGGCCTCAAGGGCATTATTCGGAAGTGAGTGA
- a CDS encoding V-type ATP synthase subunit A produces MVRGRIYRISGPLVIAEGMTGAQMFEVVRVGEEGLIGEVTRIRGDMAYIQVYESTSGLRPGEPVEGTGAPLSVDLGPGLIGSIFDGVQRPLPSIVATIARTNPARSIFVERGVTVPPIPRDKKWHFTPSDRVKPGDKVGPGDIIGVVEETQIIQHKILVPPNVEGTVKWIAGEGDYTIVDPIAEIDVGGGEIKQLYLYQRWPVRQPRPYVQKLEPTEPLITGMRIIDLLFPMAKGGTGMIPGGFGTGKTVTLHNLAQWSSANVIIYIGCGERGNEMTEVLDKFPTYKDPWTGRPLMERSILVANTSNMPVAAREASIYVGITMGEYYRDMGYDVLLVADSTSRWAEALREMAGRLEEMPAEEGYPSYLASRLAEFYERAGRVRTLGEPSRFGSVTVIGAVSPPGGDFTEPVTTHTRRFTKVFWALDTALAYSRHYPAINWITSYSAYSDTVAEWWHKNVDPRWSEYRQEVMNILIRENELREIVRLIGTEGLSEQDKLILETARLIKEGLLKQNAFDPIDTFTTVQKQMALMRMFVEFYRAASDAVRRNVPVNKIKDSLGRMYSYMMRARFTIPNDKIDEIDKMTRDIVNIINNIGGGQA; encoded by the coding sequence GTGGTAAGGGGAAGGATATACAGGATATCAGGGCCGCTAGTTATAGCTGAGGGCATGACAGGGGCTCAGATGTTTGAGGTGGTCAGGGTTGGCGAGGAGGGCCTCATAGGTGAGGTCACGAGGATTAGGGGCGACATGGCCTATATACAGGTCTATGAGTCAACTAGCGGCCTCAGGCCCGGCGAGCCCGTGGAGGGAACTGGGGCCCCGCTGAGCGTAGACCTGGGTCCTGGACTTATTGGCAGCATATTCGACGGCGTCCAGAGGCCGCTTCCGAGCATAGTAGCGACAATAGCTAGGACTAACCCCGCGAGGAGCATATTCGTCGAGAGGGGGGTCACCGTACCCCCAATACCAAGGGACAAGAAGTGGCACTTCACACCATCAGATAGAGTTAAGCCTGGCGACAAGGTTGGCCCAGGCGACATAATAGGCGTAGTGGAGGAGACGCAGATAATCCAGCACAAGATACTGGTACCTCCTAACGTTGAGGGGACGGTGAAGTGGATAGCTGGCGAGGGCGACTACACAATAGTAGACCCCATAGCTGAGATTGACGTTGGTGGTGGCGAGATAAAGCAGCTGTACCTATACCAGAGGTGGCCAGTGAGACAGCCAAGGCCCTACGTGCAGAAGCTCGAGCCGACGGAGCCCCTCATAACTGGGATGAGGATCATAGACCTCCTGTTCCCCATGGCTAAGGGAGGCACCGGCATGATACCTGGCGGCTTCGGCACTGGGAAGACAGTGACTCTGCATAACCTAGCGCAGTGGTCATCAGCTAACGTCATAATATATATAGGGTGCGGCGAGAGGGGCAACGAGATGACCGAGGTCCTTGACAAGTTCCCAACATACAAGGACCCATGGACCGGCAGGCCGCTCATGGAGAGGAGCATCCTGGTGGCTAACACGAGCAACATGCCCGTGGCGGCCAGGGAGGCAAGCATTTACGTGGGTATAACAATGGGCGAGTACTACCGTGACATGGGATATGACGTGCTCCTCGTAGCCGACTCCACCAGCAGGTGGGCCGAGGCCCTGAGGGAGATGGCCGGAAGGCTAGAGGAGATGCCGGCAGAGGAGGGCTACCCGAGCTACCTCGCCTCAAGGCTGGCAGAATTCTACGAGAGGGCAGGAAGGGTCAGAACCCTGGGAGAACCCAGCAGGTTTGGCAGCGTCACAGTCATAGGCGCTGTCAGCCCGCCGGGCGGCGACTTCACGGAGCCGGTTACAACGCACACCAGGAGGTTCACCAAGGTGTTCTGGGCCCTTGACACGGCCCTGGCCTACAGCAGGCACTACCCGGCGATCAACTGGATAACGAGCTACAGCGCGTACTCTGACACAGTTGCCGAGTGGTGGCACAAGAACGTGGATCCGCGCTGGAGCGAGTACAGGCAGGAGGTGATGAACATACTGATAAGGGAAAACGAGCTCAGGGAGATAGTTAGGCTCATCGGAACTGAGGGCCTCAGCGAGCAGGACAAGCTAATACTTGAAACCGCCAGGCTCATAAAGGAGGGCCTGCTGAAGCAGAACGCCTTTGACCCCATAGACACGTTCACGACGGTGCAAAAACAGATGGCGCTGATGCGGATGTTCGTTGAGTTCTACAGGGCTGCCAGCGACGCAGTGAGGAGGAACGTGCCCGTGAATAAGATAAAGGACTCGCTTGGCAGGATGTACAGCTACATGATGAGGGCCAGGTTCACGATACCAAATGATAAGATAGATGAAATAGACAAGATGACGCGGGACATAGTTAACATTATAAATAACATTGGAGGTGGCCAGGCATGA
- a CDS encoding ATP synthase subunit B, whose protein sequence is MSVLGAREYSKISEIRGPLLIVEGVSRVAFDEIVEVELSSGERRRGRVLEVAGNTAVVQVFEGTTGISTTGARVRFLGRTLEMPVSADMLGRTFDALGKPIDGGPDIIAEEKYDINGSPINPAVRAYPEDFIQTGVSAIDGMNTLVRGQKLPIFSGTGLPHNELAAQIARQATVRGEEEEFSVVFAAIGIKYDDYMFFRKFFEETGAMKRVAMFVNLADEPAMLRLVTPRAALTLAEYLAYENDMHVLVILTDMTNYAEALREISAAREEVPGRQGYPGYMYSDLASIYERAGRVHGRKGSITQMPILTMPNDDITHPIPDLTGYITEGQIVLSRDLYNRGIYPPINVLMSLSRLMKEGIGAGKTREDHAQVSDQLYAAYSRGVELRSLAAVIGEESLSETERKFLRFADLFEKKFLSQGLRENRSIEQTLDIAWEILAELPEDELTNIREEMIKKYHPKYRSQGAS, encoded by the coding sequence ATGAGCGTCCTGGGGGCCAGAGAGTATAGTAAGATCTCCGAGATCAGGGGTCCCCTGCTCATAGTGGAGGGCGTCAGCAGGGTAGCCTTTGATGAGATAGTTGAAGTTGAGCTCAGCAGCGGCGAGAGGCGCAGGGGCAGGGTGCTTGAAGTAGCTGGCAACACAGCTGTGGTTCAGGTCTTCGAGGGAACGACCGGCATCTCAACCACGGGGGCCAGGGTCAGGTTCCTGGGCAGAACCCTTGAGATGCCCGTGTCGGCCGACATGCTTGGCAGGACCTTCGACGCGCTTGGGAAGCCCATAGACGGAGGCCCAGACATAATAGCTGAGGAGAAGTATGACATTAATGGTTCGCCTATAAACCCGGCGGTCAGGGCCTACCCCGAGGACTTCATCCAGACGGGCGTAAGCGCCATAGACGGCATGAACACGCTTGTGAGGGGTCAGAAGCTTCCTATATTCAGCGGCACTGGCCTGCCCCACAACGAGCTTGCAGCGCAGATAGCCAGGCAGGCCACGGTAAGGGGCGAGGAAGAGGAGTTCAGCGTGGTCTTCGCCGCCATAGGCATAAAGTACGACGACTACATGTTCTTCAGGAAGTTCTTCGAAGAGACTGGCGCTATGAAGAGGGTGGCAATGTTCGTCAACTTGGCTGACGAGCCAGCGATGCTGAGGCTAGTGACGCCGAGGGCCGCGCTGACGCTCGCTGAGTACTTAGCCTATGAAAACGACATGCACGTCCTGGTGATACTGACTGACATGACTAACTACGCGGAGGCCCTTAGGGAGATCAGCGCGGCAAGGGAGGAGGTGCCGGGCAGGCAGGGCTACCCCGGCTACATGTACAGCGACCTGGCCAGCATCTACGAGAGGGCAGGCAGGGTTCACGGCAGGAAGGGAAGTATAACTCAGATGCCCATACTTACCATGCCTAATGACGACATCACGCACCCCATACCTGACCTAACCGGCTACATAACTGAGGGTCAGATAGTTCTGAGCAGGGACCTCTACAACAGAGGCATATACCCGCCGATCAACGTGCTCATGAGCCTCTCGAGGCTGATGAAGGAGGGCATAGGCGCCGGCAAGACGAGGGAGGACCACGCCCAGGTCAGCGATCAGCTCTACGCCGCCTACAGCAGGGGAGTGGAGCTCAGGAGCCTGGCGGCCGTGATAGGCGAGGAGAGCCTCAGCGAGACGGAGAGGAAGTTCCTGAGGTTCGCCGACCTCTTTGAGAAGAAGTTCCTGTCTCAGGGCCTTAGGGAGAACCGCTCAATAGAGCAGACTTTAGACATAGCGTGGGAGATACTGGCTGAGCTGCCAGAGGATGAGCTGACTAACATTAGGGAAGAGATGATAAAGAAGTACCACCCCAAGTACAGGTCGCAGGGGGCCTCTTAA
- the pyrH gene encoding UMP kinase yields the protein MSERKVAVVKLSGSLVSPPSPLYLRRLRDSVERARSSGWRLGIVVGGGATARSYITALRELGVPESILDEVGIESAVLNAMAVASALYPYSPIEIPRNVREALTVFEEGLIPVLGGLQPGHSTNAVAAVLAETIGADLLLNLLNGVAGVYAGGAPGEPGARLLRAATYDELENIVRDKRSLAGTYELFDSVAVSVVRRSHIKVRFVDGRDPEVIQRILLNQEDLGTLVG from the coding sequence ATGAGTGAGCGGAAGGTAGCTGTAGTGAAGCTCAGCGGATCTTTAGTAAGCCCTCCCTCGCCCCTATATCTAAGGCGCCTCAGGGATTCTGTTGAGCGGGCCAGGAGCTCTGGGTGGAGGTTAGGCATAGTGGTGGGCGGAGGGGCCACGGCCAGATCCTATATAACAGCGCTTAGGGAACTTGGCGTTCCTGAGTCCATACTTGACGAGGTAGGCATAGAGTCTGCCGTCCTGAATGCAATGGCCGTCGCCTCAGCGCTTTACCCATACTCGCCCATAGAGATACCAAGGAACGTCAGGGAGGCTCTCACTGTGTTCGAGGAGGGCCTCATACCTGTCCTCGGGGGCCTTCAGCCAGGCCACAGCACTAACGCGGTCGCGGCGGTCCTAGCTGAAACCATAGGCGCGGACCTGCTGCTAAATCTGCTTAACGGCGTGGCAGGGGTCTACGCCGGCGGCGCCCCAGGGGAGCCTGGGGCAAGGTTGCTGAGGGCTGCCACATACGATGAGCTTGAGAACATCGTAAGAGACAAAAGGAGCCTGGCCGGCACCTATGAGCTCTTTGACTCTGTAGCCGTGAGCGTTGTCAGGAGAAGTCACATAAAGGTGAGGTTCGTGGATGGGAGGGACCCAGAGGTTATACAAAGGATCCTACTAAACCAGGAGGACCTGGGCACGCTGGTCGGCTGA
- a CDS encoding DNA-directed RNA polymerase subunit K → MPEQVKLHPTSKEEIVIGPPYLTKYERAKIIGLRALQLDSGALPLVDVDKINVRRDSVEIAAYELDHGLLPISIVRYTPSGAVQIIPVKLLLQDQ, encoded by the coding sequence ATGCCTGAGCAAGTCAAGCTGCACCCGACTAGTAAGGAGGAGATAGTCATTGGGCCTCCTTACCTTACAAAGTACGAGAGGGCTAAGATCATAGGGCTAAGGGCCCTTCAACTTGACAGCGGCGCTCTACCCCTGGTGGATGTTGATAAGATTAACGTAAGGAGGGACTCAGTGGAAATAGCGGCCTACGAGCTGGACCATGGACTTCTTCCGATATCTATCGTGAGATACACGCCCTCGGGAGCTGTTCAGATAATACCTGTTAAGCTCCTACTGCAGGATCAATAG
- a CDS encoding 50S ribosomal protein L21e: protein MVKAPKGYRHRTRKLLTKDVREKGAIPRASVMFYPYKVGDKVAIKIDPSFHKGMPHRRYHGLTGTIVGVRGRAYVVSVPVGDSVKTIITYAAHLRPLKA from the coding sequence ATGGTCAAGGCGCCTAAGGGCTACAGGCACAGGACAAGGAAGCTCTTAACCAAGGACGTGCGTGAGAAGGGCGCAATACCAAGGGCCAGCGTTATGTTTTATCCATATAAAGTAGGCGACAAGGTAGCCATAAAGATAGATCCGTCGTTCCACAAAGGCATGCCCCATAGGCGCTACCACGGGCTTACAGGTACTATAGTCGGCGTCAGAGGTAGGGCCTACGTGGTCTCTGTTCCTGTGGGCGACAGCGTGAAGACTATAATAACATACGCTGCTCACCTCAGGCCCCTTAAGGCCTGA
- a CDS encoding DNA-directed RNA polymerase subunit F — translation MLRRIESRRYLTYAEARKILEDRIAESGGALNPTQDRTWQYLKLFGTTDPAAAREAVDSLVKEGLDEYLAVQLVNMCPNEDGYINAILSSKEGLEIKEELLAKVKETLSKVCTQSPSK, via the coding sequence ATGTTAAGGAGGATAGAGAGCAGGAGGTACCTGACTTACGCTGAAGCGCGCAAGATCCTTGAAGATAGGATCGCCGAAAGCGGCGGTGCTCTAAACCCGACACAGGATAGGACGTGGCAGTACCTCAAGCTGTTTGGAACTACAGACCCAGCAGCGGCCAGGGAGGCGGTAGACTCATTGGTCAAGGAGGGCCTAGATGAGTACCTCGCTGTGCAGCTTGTCAATATGTGCCCCAACGAGGACGGCTATATAAATGCAATACTTAGCTCTAAGGAAGGTCTTGAAATAAAAGAGGAGCTCTTAGCTAAGGTTAAGGAAACGCTCTCCAAGGTGTGCACTCAGTCGCCCTCAAAGTAA
- a CDS encoding DNA topoisomerase I — MRSSRDCNIPQYYDVIIAEKPKAADKIAHALGSPFRCAIGRVPIYILNVNGTNIVVVSSAGHMFGPSTGVEGLPVTMIRWEPLWRFDRRSKYLRPYYEVLSRLVPKARYFINACDYDIEGSTIGYKIIEAFGDKSRAKRMKFSSLTAAELRQAFRRLQPLDVNNAMAGIARAELDWLWGINISRLLMKSYREVTGERLSLSAGRVQTPTLAEAIRRWVKINTHVPIPQPSLTARLLHKGVEFTAYPLGWSVSTVKEAREVAKEVKEGMYMEVISLSRASESVRPPPPFNLTDLQKEAARIYGLSPYKTQEVAEDLYLAALISYPRTNSEKLPPTLNYREVLDSIGRQPKYRGLVGDLLRETGGVLRPREGPADDPAHPAIYPTGEQPTRLDRVHETVYDLIVRRFMAAFAPPATLSTVSAVLTDVKARRWEARGLNVAERGWLKYYPFHKFDESQLPTLNRGDRPLVRSITVKVSWSGPGLRLSRLSLLEWMEANDLGTKGTRARIIETLYKRGFITSRGSHAEITNLGYAVYKVLSEVAPELMSVSLTRDFERMLDEISMGKASREEVVSRAKKYISELVERQLNSNNIKVMGTYLAEFIGKVRPRSRCAICGRPTDGQSLCELHLAAKSNLEKSIDEVARRLGVSKEEALRRISNNRLAGKWVRDVAALMISGKERP, encoded by the coding sequence TTGCGCTCTAGCAGGGACTGCAACATACCGCAGTACTATGACGTTATAATAGCTGAGAAGCCTAAGGCAGCTGACAAAATTGCTCATGCGCTCGGGAGCCCGTTCAGATGCGCCATAGGCAGGGTTCCCATTTACATACTTAATGTAAACGGCACTAACATAGTCGTAGTTTCAAGCGCAGGGCACATGTTTGGACCGTCAACTGGCGTTGAGGGCCTTCCAGTTACCATGATAAGGTGGGAGCCTCTCTGGCGCTTTGACAGGAGGTCGAAGTACCTGAGGCCCTATTATGAGGTCCTCTCCAGGCTTGTGCCCAAGGCTAGGTATTTCATAAATGCATGCGACTATGACATAGAGGGAAGCACGATAGGCTACAAGATAATAGAGGCCTTCGGTGACAAGTCAAGGGCAAAGAGGATGAAGTTCTCTAGTCTGACCGCAGCGGAGCTCAGGCAGGCCTTCAGGAGGCTTCAGCCGCTTGACGTTAACAACGCCATGGCAGGCATAGCTAGGGCGGAGCTTGACTGGCTCTGGGGCATAAACATCTCAAGGCTATTGATGAAATCTTATAGGGAAGTGACGGGGGAAAGGCTTTCCCTTAGCGCAGGTCGCGTGCAGACCCCAACTCTAGCGGAGGCTATAAGGAGGTGGGTCAAAATAAACACGCACGTGCCTATTCCTCAGCCCTCGCTGACAGCAAGGCTGCTTCACAAGGGTGTAGAGTTCACGGCATACCCGCTGGGCTGGTCCGTTAGCACGGTGAAGGAGGCCAGGGAGGTCGCTAAGGAAGTAAAGGAGGGCATGTACATGGAGGTGATATCACTTAGCAGGGCCTCGGAGAGCGTCAGGCCGCCGCCTCCCTTTAACCTGACGGACCTGCAGAAGGAGGCCGCGAGGATCTATGGCCTCTCCCCATATAAGACGCAGGAGGTGGCAGAGGACCTTTACCTGGCTGCCCTGATAAGCTACCCGAGGACCAACAGCGAGAAGCTGCCCCCCACGCTTAACTACAGGGAAGTACTTGACAGCATAGGCAGGCAGCCCAAGTACAGGGGGCTCGTGGGGGACCTGCTTAGGGAGACAGGAGGGGTTCTGAGGCCGCGGGAGGGACCTGCTGACGACCCTGCGCACCCGGCCATATATCCCACCGGTGAGCAGCCTACGCGGCTTGACAGAGTTCATGAGACCGTGTATGACCTTATTGTTAGGAGGTTCATGGCTGCTTTTGCGCCGCCAGCCACGCTCAGCACGGTGTCGGCGGTGCTCACTGATGTCAAGGCAAGGAGGTGGGAGGCTCGGGGACTGAACGTAGCTGAGAGGGGCTGGCTTAAGTATTATCCATTCCACAAATTCGATGAGTCGCAGCTTCCCACGCTTAACAGAGGGGACAGGCCTTTAGTTAGGTCGATAACCGTTAAGGTTTCATGGAGCGGTCCTGGGCTCAGGCTCAGCAGGCTCTCCTTGCTTGAATGGATGGAGGCCAACGACCTGGGCACTAAGGGCACCAGGGCTAGGATCATAGAGACCCTCTATAAGAGGGGCTTCATAACGTCTAGGGGTTCACACGCTGAGATAACGAACCTTGGCTACGCGGTTTACAAGGTGCTCAGCGAGGTGGCGCCCGAGTTGATGAGCGTCTCACTGACAAGGGACTTTGAGAGGATGCTTGATGAAATATCAATGGGGAAGGCAAGCAGAGAAGAGGTGGTGAGCAGAGCCAAGAAATACATATCAGAGCTGGTTGAGAGACAGCTAAACAGTAACAACATAAAGGTGATGGGCACCTACTTGGCTGAGTTCATAGGTAAAGTCAGGCCCAGGAGCAGGTGCGCCATATGTGGAAGGCCGACGGATGGTCAGAGCCTCTGTGAGCTGCATCTAGCGGCCAAGAGCAACCTGGAGAAGAGCATAGATGAGGTTGCCAGAAGGCTTGGAGTTAGCAAGGAGGAGGCCCTCAGGAGAATTTCCAACAACAGGTTGGCAGGCAAATGGGTTAGGGACGTGGCCGCACTAATGATATCAGGGAAGGAGAGGCCCTAG
- a CDS encoding signal peptidase I: MSQSPKARREGLEAAPLGLVALIVVIVALTSLIAYWHVAYGLQAVVVDGRSMLPTLQTGDVVFIEKVNPVDIRVGDVVVYKFTGNFYGIYLNDALIIHRVIYKYYHNGILCFVTKGDNNPFPDPGYPSICGTVDINGYEVGGTPYFYVKGVVIGGQHPLVIPYIGGLSLMFHPSSQQP; the protein is encoded by the coding sequence ATGTCCCAGAGCCCCAAGGCTAGACGAGAAGGCCTGGAAGCCGCTCCCTTAGGGCTTGTTGCCCTTATCGTAGTTATAGTAGCGTTAACGTCGCTTATAGCATACTGGCATGTGGCATATGGCCTTCAGGCCGTCGTAGTTGACGGCAGGAGCATGTTGCCAACCCTTCAGACCGGCGACGTAGTGTTCATAGAGAAAGTTAATCCTGTGGACATAAGGGTTGGTGACGTAGTGGTATACAAGTTTACAGGTAACTTTTACGGCATATATCTTAACGACGCGCTCATAATTCACAGGGTCATCTACAAGTACTATCATAATGGAATACTGTGCTTTGTCACCAAGGGCGACAACAACCCGTTCCCTGACCCGGGTTACCCGTCGATATGCGGCACTGTTGACATAAATGGCTATGAGGTCGGCGGGACTCCGTATTTTTATGTTAAGGGAGTGGTTATAGGCGGCCAGCACCCCCTGGTGATACCTTACATAGGCGGGCTCTCGCTCATGTTCCATCCCTCGTCGCAACAGCCCTAG